From the Sphingobacteruim zhuxiongii genome, the window ACTAATTCGGATTTCATCCTTTTTCGAGGAGAATTGGAATAAATGCTCATATTGCGAAAACCATTCCTGAGGAATAATCGCAATTTCCCCATTCGGCAAAGCAAACTCTTGCTGTTTATTGATGATGTGTTGGCGTAGTGAGGTAAATGGGATTTCATAAGGGCCGAATCGAACAATTGCTCTGACATCAAACCAATCGTTCTGCTCTGCAATCTCGATGCTTATACTGGTTTTTCCAATCAGAAATCGCTTTTCTTTATGACTTTGTGTAATATGAAACCCTTGTTCTTCCAATTGAGACAAATGTTCATTGACCCATTCGATAATCGATGGGTTGAAGCCTAAACCAACATCCTTCGGTTTAAAAGTACTAAAGAGTGCGTCTGCTTTCGCTAAGCCTAAACTAAGAAGCGATGCTTCCTTTTTTTCTTCCCAAGAGGTCGCCCTTTTGATACGGAAGAACTGGTGCTTGTCATTTTCAGCATCAGGAACATAGCGGACAGTAACCGTTTGATTTCCACCTGCCGGAAAACTATATGCACCGTATTGAAAGAATAATTGAAGCTGCGCATCTCCTTCCGGACTATAAATAATCCGAAGTTCGGGACTTGCTTGCTCTTTATAGTTAAGTATTTCGAAGCCCTCCGCGTAAACATGATGCTTCTCAATTAAACCTGTTACGAAGGTCTCAAAGTACTTTTTCTCCGTGTTTCGAGGAATGGAAATAAAACGCTTGTTTAGAAATGGGGTTAACTTTTTCCCCTCCAAATCCTCATCAAAATGATACAAGGTGTTTTCTAATAATAACCAAGCTTGTTGATTCACGATGACTTCGGCATCCTTAAACATGAACTCCATACGATGCCCCTCATATTTCAGTGTAGGAAAATAACGAGTTTCAGATTCATTTCGTCGAAAATGGAAAAGTACGGAGGTTGCTGTTGGTGCAATTTGCAATTCTTGTTCCGCAGGATAGCCATCTTTGCTCATGAGGAATAAGGGTTTGTCTGCAACTTGCTGTAGAAAATTCAGCATTCGTTGTTCGATTTTTGGACGAATGTAATCGTACATGTTTTGGTCAAATACCTTGGTAAAGTAATCGACGGGTCGGATTGCTTTTTTATGAAAACGCTTTATAATATGCGTTTGTTCGATTTCATCGAGGAGTTTTATTAGTTTATAATCCAGGTCATCCAGTGCGGGGGCAAATTCATCCACCGTATTGCTAAACACGCGCTTATAGGACAACGAATAGGAGCCATTCTGATTCAAATGAACGATATGCGGTTCAATTAGAAAACCTAAGTAAGGATGTTTTCCCAAAGAATATACCAATCGATATGACAATGAAGTCTTTCCGTGCTGCATGCTGGATCTTGTACGCTAGAAAAAGCTACTAATATACGTCAAATATTGCCTCGGCAGGAAATCAGGGTATTAATTTATTGTTATTTCACTTTTTTCCTTAAAAAGTGAACTTGAGTTTCTTGCAGTTTTAACAAAAATTTAACTATGAAACACAGCATTGTTACAATTTTTTGAAAATTGAGCAAACGTTTGTGTTGTTGCTGAATGTTTTTCGCAAACGTTTGCGAAACGCGTAGCGATATTTCTATAGCGTTTTAGCTATTGCAACTTATTTTTCGCTGCTTAATTTTAGAAACGAAATTATTAACAAAACCATCACATTTATCAAGCCTTTTTATGTATCAAGATTTACGCAGATCTTATCTGGAGTTTAAAGGGATTTTTGTCGTCCTTTTGCTCATCTTATGTTGCAGTTTCTCTGCAATAGGTCAAATTAAAGTTACTGGTATCGTGTCTGATTCAAATGGAGCATTAACGGGAGTTTCTGTTCGTGTGAAGAAAAACAACAAGGCTTTGGTAGCAACCGATCAAAACGGTGCTTTCGAAGTGAGTGTTGCAGGCAATGACGTCCTAATTTTTGACCTCGTAGGTTATCAACGTCGAGAAGTTCCCGTTGAAAACCGAACTAGAATTAACGTAACGTTGGAAGAGTCTTCAAATGCTTTAGAAGAGACGATTGTTACAGGTTATACGACTATTGATCGTAGAAAAACAACAGGTTCCATTTCCAGCGTTACGGCGAAGGATATCGAAAACCTGCCTGCAGCAAGTATCGACGTTTTATTGCAAGGTAAGCTTCCTGGGGTTAACGTACAGAACTTTACGGGTATGCCGGGGGTGAAGACATCTTTAGTTATTCGTGGTAACTCAAATATCCCACGTTCAAGTAGTATGTTTGATACAGAAAACTTAACGAGTAATCCTTTGTACGTTATTGATGGGGTACCGATCGCAGACGACGAAGTTCGTGCTTATAACGTTACGGGAACAAACTTTTTGTCAAGTTTAAATCCGAACGATATCGAGTCGGTCGACGTATTGAAAGATGCATCTGCAGCGGCGCTTTATGGTGCTCGTGCGAATAATGGGGTAATCTTAGTAAAAACGAAACGTGGTCGCGTTGGGCGTCCAAGAATTAGTGTGAATACTTATCAGGGTTATATCACGCAACCAGAAAAACTAAACACTTTATTGGGAGTAGCGGAGCGTAATCAAAAACTAGATCTCCTTTATCGTTACGGATCGCATGCACAGCAGTCAAATTTGCCAATTATGTTGACTGATAGTTTAAATCCAGCTTTCAATAGTAATACAGATTATCAAGAGATTTTCTTCCGTCCTGGAGGAATTCAAAATTATGATCTTTCTGTTTCTGGTGGTACTGAACATATCAATTATCGTATTTCTGGCGGTTTATACAATGAAAAAGGGGTTGTAATCAATACAGGTTTCAAACGTTATTCATTTACCAGTAACGTCAATTTCAATTTCTCTAAATCCTTAGAATTATTAACAAACTTTAAAGTTTCTACGATGAGTAGAAAAGAAGGTCGAGGAAATACTGCATTCATTCGAGAAGGATCTTATCGGGATGTATTTGGTATTAATCCAATCGATATGTACTCGTCCTTATATAGGCTTTCAGACGAAACGCTTGATGGAATTTTAAATCCATACAATCATCAACGTAATGATAATATCAATGTGGATTTGACCGGGGTCGGGGAATTGCGCTATTCGTTTTTAAACGATTTTCGTTTAAGCACACGTAGTATTATTAGCTATTCTACAGCAAAGAATGACTTTTTCTCTCCATCCTACATGAACTCCGATGGACTTGCAGCAGGAAAATCAACTTCGACTCAATATAGAAAATATCTATTGACGAATAACTTGTTATGGACAAAGACGTTTAATGATGTTCATAATTTTACGGCCAACGCAATTCAGGAATACGAGGAGCGTACAAATAGCGGTTTGTATCTTCGTGGAAGTGGTATTCCAAATGACAATATTCAGGTTATTAAAGGAATCCAGTCTGGGAATTTAGCTGGAAATTCAGATCTTTCAAGCTACGCTAAATTATCCTATTTAGGAGCGATTCACTACGACTATGACAATAGATATTTGTTAGATGCGGTTTGGAGAAGAGACGCTTCATCGCGTTTTGGAAAAAACAATAAATGGGGAGATTTCCCATCGCTAGCATTTGGTTGGATTATCTCAAATGAGGAATTTGCTTCAAAACTAGGCTGGATAAATGAATTGAAGCTAAGAGGTAGCTGGGGTAAAACTGGTGATGAATCAAGTATTACGGATTATGACCGTTATAATGCTTATTTAGCGGGAGATGCTAGTTACGAGGGTTCGGGTACGGTTCTTACCTATGGTGGACAATCTGCTGTAATCCCTGACTATTCGGGTATTACAAATGATAACATTACTTGGCAGGAAACTGAAACATGGAACTTAGGTTTGGATGGAAGTTTATTTGGCAATCGTCTATTCTTCAATATTGATGCCTATACTCGTGAGACTTCCGGTCAGATGTTGAGTATTACTATTCCTGAGTACACAGGTTACCTAAGCACATTTACCAATGCGGCTTCTGTTCGTAACTCAGGTATTGAGCTAAATATTGGAGGTCGCGTTTTAAACAATGAAAGTGCGTTTCAATGGACTCCGTCCATCAATATGGCCTTCAACAAAAATATGGTAACATCATTGCCTAACGGGAACCGTGATATTTACTATGGTCAGGCTGTTTATGTTGTGGGTAAACCTTTAAATATGTACTATGGCTTCTTAGTGGATGGCGCAATAAGTACAGCTAATGATATCACTGTAAATCCTTATACAGGGGCAGTGGGTAGTACGAAGTGGGGTACATTGAAGCCTGGTTATGCCAACTGGGTTGATGTCAATGGTGATTACAAGATTTCTGATGC encodes:
- a CDS encoding SusC/RagA family TonB-linked outer membrane protein, yielding MYQDLRRSYLEFKGIFVVLLLILCCSFSAIGQIKVTGIVSDSNGALTGVSVRVKKNNKALVATDQNGAFEVSVAGNDVLIFDLVGYQRREVPVENRTRINVTLEESSNALEETIVTGYTTIDRRKTTGSISSVTAKDIENLPAASIDVLLQGKLPGVNVQNFTGMPGVKTSLVIRGNSNIPRSSSMFDTENLTSNPLYVIDGVPIADDEVRAYNVTGTNFLSSLNPNDIESVDVLKDASAAALYGARANNGVILVKTKRGRVGRPRISVNTYQGYITQPEKLNTLLGVAERNQKLDLLYRYGSHAQQSNLPIMLTDSLNPAFNSNTDYQEIFFRPGGIQNYDLSVSGGTEHINYRISGGLYNEKGVVINTGFKRYSFTSNVNFNFSKSLELLTNFKVSTMSRKEGRGNTAFIREGSYRDVFGINPIDMYSSLYRLSDETLDGILNPYNHQRNDNINVDLTGVGELRYSFLNDFRLSTRSIISYSTAKNDFFSPSYMNSDGLAAGKSTSTQYRKYLLTNNLLWTKTFNDVHNFTANAIQEYEERTNSGLYLRGSGIPNDNIQVIKGIQSGNLAGNSDLSSYAKLSYLGAIHYDYDNRYLLDAVWRRDASSRFGKNNKWGDFPSLAFGWIISNEEFASKLGWINELKLRGSWGKTGDESSITDYDRYNAYLAGDASYEGSGTVLTYGGQSAVIPDYSGITNDNITWQETETWNLGLDGSLFGNRLFFNIDAYTRETSGQMLSITIPEYTGYLSTFTNAASVRNSGIELNIGGRVLNNESAFQWTPSINMAFNKNMVTSLPNGNRDIYYGQAVYVVGKPLNMYYGFLVDGAISTANDITVNPYTGAVGSTKWGTLKPGYANWVDVNGDYKISDAIGEDDRTFFGDPNPKVVGGFTNLFTYKDFSLQILTTFTLGRDIMNQSFARRMSNSFFYGNPFDMARRSIGDMEQYSYWKQDGDVAQYPAFNPYLALYTWRTGQSMFMEPGWYVRIKNVNLTYRFDPSKHEWMQRAKLNTLRLYGSMDNVLMIQKFSGIDAERVDGQGYDMADGYPLPTKFTLGIQFDF